The Halalkalicoccus tibetensis genome contains the following window.
GGAAGTCGGGCTCCAGCCGGGGGCGGTAACCCACCATCAGCGGGACGCCCGCCTCCTCACAGGTCTCCTGGAGGCGCTCGGCGCGCTCGACGGTCTTCTCCATGGGCTTCTCGCAGAGCACGGCCTTCCCGAGGTCGGCGGCCGTCTCGACGTACTCGAGGTGGCGGCCCGTCGGCGTCGCGACGTAGACCGCGTCGTAGGCGTCCTCGGCCTCGCCGTCGTGGAACGCCTCGTAGGAGAGGACGTGCTCGACGCCGTTCTCCGCGGCGAGCTGCTGGCTCGCTTCGGGCGAGCCCGTGACCAGCACCGTCGTCTCGGAGAACTCGCTCTTCTCGATACCGGGGAGGGCCTGTTCACGGGCGAACCAGCCCAGGCCGATGACGGCCAGTCGTACCGTCCCGTCGGGCGATTCCTCCTGCCAGTCACGGCGATCGAACTCGTCGAGATAGGATCGCATCATCCCTCGATCGGGGAGTCGCGGGAGAAAGGGTAACGCTCCCGGCGAGGTGTATTCCGAGGGGCAGCGTTTTCCGGGGTGAGCCCGCCCGGCCGATCCCGGCGTTCGGGATCGCCCTTCGGTGGCCTCAGCGATGGTTCTCGGACACGATCGTCCCGGTCGGGTCGCCGTCGCACCGGGATTCGCGGCCGGCTCCCGTGGCATTCAATTCACCGTCCTGAGTGCGAGAATATACGAAAATTTGACAACAATCCCGGTCCGAGAAATGACGTGAACGATCTGACGGGGTTCCAGCGCGATCTCCTCTGCGTCATCGCCGGACTCGACGAACCGCATGGCCTGAAGCTCAAGGACGTTCTCGAGGAGTACTACGACAGCGAGGTGCACCACGGACGGCTGTATCCGAACCTCGATACGCTCGTCGAGAAGGGACTGGTCAAGAAGGGCGAGCTCGATCAGCGGACGAACATGTACGTCCTCACCGACCGGGGGCGCCGCGAGCTCGAGGCGCGCCGCGAGTGGGAGGACCAGTACATCGACGACCTGAGTACCGAGGCGGGGACGACCGACTAGCGGCCGACGCCTCCCGAGCGGATCGGGGAACGGCTTCGCAACCGGCAGCATCCGCTTTGACCGATATGTCTATGGGGAGCAGCCGGCGATACGTCCACGAAACCATGTCCGGGGAGGGAAACGGGAAGGAGAAGGCCGTGGCGGTGTGTGACGGCTGCGGCCAGCTCATGCCGGTTCGGGTCCGGGAGAGCGGGGCCATCCACCCGATCGGCAACGAGGAACAGTGCTGTGCCACGAACTCCTATCGGGTCCTCGAAGCCGACACCCAGCCCGGGAGCGCGGCCGTCGACTGGGAGGAATAGCGCCGTCGGCCGGGCCGCCCCCTTTCTACACCGCTCGGCGGGGCTCCACGGCCGTCCGACACGTTCGAACGGGTTCGTCGTTCGACCGATCGGTGATTTCAACAGGCCGGAGCCGCTACGGCCACCCGTGCCTCGTCAGGGGCACGACTATAGAGCGCAGTCCCGTCCTCCGTTTCGGATCCGGTTCGCCGCGAGCACGATCGACGGCTAGCGGAGCGTTACCCAGGTGATGATCGCGAGCGCGAGGAACTCGAGCGCGGACGCGAGCAGGAACACCCGCTGCATCGCGGTCGCGGTCGCGTACATCATCTCCATCATATACCACATGTAGAGGACCGTCACGTTCTCCAGGAAGAGCGCGACCCCGAAACTGAGAAAGCCGAGGGTCAACCCCGTCCGGTACTGGCGGTAGTTGCGAAGCCAGACGTAGAGGAGCACGCTGAGCAGGCCGATCGAGAGCAGCGGGATCAGTCCCCCGAGCATCGTCCAGAGTGCCATATGGTTCAGTGGTCGCCACCGCCGGCCTCGGTCGTCCCGCCGATCGGCACGATCGGGTCGAAGCGTACGTGTCACCCACGAAATCTTCCGCCCTCAAATACATTTCGGCCCGCAGCCCTCGGCCGTTTCGTCGCCGTTCTCTCAGCAGAGGACCGAAACGAACACTCCCCTCCCCACCGACCCGGGCACGGTGACTCGAGCAGGTTCGGTCGACCGGGCGGCCGGGTGTCCCCGCCGATTCGCCCGGCCCCTCGACCGGATCGGTTGTTTTCATACTCTATAGAATGAATTAATTAGAAAATTTGATATGTACAGTGGTAGTGACTGTCATGCATGGTCAACGCCACGCGCGGCGAGATCCGGACGGGCTGGGGACTCTCGTCGGCGCTGATACTCGTCGCTGCGGTGCTGGTCGGGATCCGGTGGCCGCCCGTCGCGGTCTGGGCGGCGGTCCCGATCGGCTGGCTGCTGGTCCTCGGGGGGCTCGTCGCGATCAGGCGCGTCCCGATGCGGGTCGCGGAGCTCTGGGTCGGCCTCGGGATCGCCGCGTGGGCCCTGCTCTACGTCGTCCGCACGTTCGGTGGCTGAGCCGTGGACAGGGTCCCGCGGAGCGATCGGACGGTCTATCGGGTTCAGACGGTCCTGCTTCGCACCGTCGGGACGCGGCGCTGCGTCTTCGACCGGGGGACCGCCGCCCGCTTCGACACGTCGTCCGAGAGGGCCTCGACCTCCCATTCGAGCCGGTCGGCGTACCGGAGCCTGAGCCGCCTCGCGCGCTCCCGCGAGAGCCGGGAGACGTGCTCGCACTCCTTCGCGATCGGCCGGTAGTCCGCGGGGTCGAACCCCATCCGCTCCAGATACTGCGAGACGGCGGGTGCGTCGAGTCCGTCGTCGATGGCCGCCCGGGTGTGCTCCTGAAGCCGGTCGAACTCGGGAACCGTCACGCTCTCCCCCGTGACGCCGGGCCGGCCGCCGATCTCGAGGCCCCGATCCACCACGCTGTCGACGGCGTTCCTGACGTCCGTCACGAGCCGCAGGATCTGGCCGGGCAGCGCCACGTCCGGCGCCCGCCACTCGATCGTCCCGAACTCCTCGCGCAGCCGGACGGGCGTCCAGGTCGAGTCCTCCGGGGTGAACTGCTCCTCGAACGCCGCCGGATCGACGCCCTCGGCCATCGCTTCCCGCCGGAAGCGCTCGAAGCTGTCGGCGACCCGTTCGTCCCACTCCGCGGTATCGTCGACGTAGGGCCGGAGCCGGCCGAGTTCGGGGTGGTCGCCGTAGCAGCCCCGGCGGTAGACGTGGGGGCGCGCACAGTTGGCCACGGCCTCACCCCGGTGGTGTCCCGAGCTCGCGACGAGCGCGAACGCGGGATCCAGCGCGGTCAGCAGGTTCAGCTGGTCGGTCTCGGCGCCGGCGATCTGATCGATATGCAGGTGCGTCCCCGCACAGCGGGTGGCGTCCGCGAACCGTTCGCCGAGCACCCGACGCTGTATCTCGGTCCGCGGGCCGTCGCTGGTGCTGATCGAGCCGGCGTTGAGCGGTGTGCTCAGCGGGACGAGGCGTCGGTCCTCCTCCCGGGCGACGTCGATCGCCTCCCGGAGGCGCGCCGTGACCTCCGCTTCGAGTTCGGCTACGCCGTCGCAGGGGTCGGTGACGACCTCCAGCAGGGGGTCCGCGCTCTCGGCGTCGAGGTCGTCGATACGGTCGAGTACCGGTGTTGCGGGCGCGAGCGCGCCCGTGCTATCAATGGTCCAGTATTCGAGTTCGAGGCTGAGTTGCATGATGTGACGGTGTACAGCACGTCGGGCGGTCCTGCCTCAGTACGTCGCCGACGGGGATCGCTCCCGAAAAGCGTCGGTGAGTCGTCGTCCGTGTCCCGGGATGGGACGCATACCCGCATATCGGCTCCCCTTT
Protein-coding sequences here:
- a CDS encoding glutamate-cysteine ligase family protein yields the protein MQLSLELEYWTIDSTGALAPATPVLDRIDDLDAESADPLLEVVTDPCDGVAELEAEVTARLREAIDVAREEDRRLVPLSTPLNAGSISTSDGPRTEIQRRVLGERFADATRCAGTHLHIDQIAGAETDQLNLLTALDPAFALVASSGHHRGEAVANCARPHVYRRGCYGDHPELGRLRPYVDDTAEWDERVADSFERFRREAMAEGVDPAAFEEQFTPEDSTWTPVRLREEFGTIEWRAPDVALPGQILRLVTDVRNAVDSVVDRGLEIGGRPGVTGESVTVPEFDRLQEHTRAAIDDGLDAPAVSQYLERMGFDPADYRPIAKECEHVSRLSRERARRLRLRYADRLEWEVEALSDDVSKRAAVPRSKTQRRVPTVRSRTV
- a CDS encoding Gfo/Idh/MocA family oxidoreductase, translated to MRSYLDEFDRRDWQEESPDGTVRLAVIGLGWFAREQALPGIEKSEFSETTVLVTGSPEASQQLAAENGVEHVLSYEAFHDGEAEDAYDAVYVATPTGRHLEYVETAADLGKAVLCEKPMEKTVERAERLQETCEEAGVPLMVGYRPRLEPDFRRAPAS
- a CDS encoding PadR family transcriptional regulator; this encodes MNDLTGFQRDLLCVIAGLDEPHGLKLKDVLEEYYDSEVHHGRLYPNLDTLVEKGLVKKGELDQRTNMYVLTDRGRRELEARREWEDQYIDDLSTEAGTTD